In Numenius arquata chromosome 30, bNumArq3.hap1.1, whole genome shotgun sequence, the following proteins share a genomic window:
- the LOC141476385 gene encoding olfactory receptor 14C36-like, translated as MSNSSSITMFLLLAFADTRDLQLLHFGLFLGIYLAALLGNALIITAIACDHRLHTPMYFFLLNVSVLDLGSISTTVPKAMANFLFDTRTISYSGCAAQLFFFLFFITAEYSLLTVMSYDRYVAICQPLHYGTLLGSRACVHMAAAAWGSGFLNALLHTANTFSLPLCQGNVLDQFFCEIPQILKLSCSHSYLREVVLIVVSVCLSFGCFVFIVVSYVQIFRAVLRIPSEQGRHKDFSMCIPQLAVVSLFVSTSFFAYLKPPSISCLVLDLVVALLYLVVPPAVNPLIYSMRNKELKGAVWKLMTR; from the coding sequence atgtccaacagcagctccatcaccatgttcctcctcctggcattcgcagacacacgggacctgcagctcttgcacttcgggctcttcctgggcatctacctggctgccctcctgggaaacgcactcatcatcactgccatcgcctgtgaccaccgcctccacacccccatgtacttcttcctcctcaacgtctccgttcttgacctgggatccatctccaccactgtccccaaagccatggccaatttcCTGTTTGACACTAGGACCATCTCCTACTCAGGATGTGCTGCgcagctcttcttctttctcttctttatcacagcagagtactcccttctcactgtcatgtcctatgaccgctacgttgccatctgccaacccctgcactacgggaccctcctgggcagcagagcttgtgtccacatggcagcagctgcctggggcagtgggtttctcaatgctctcctgcacacggccaatacattttccctacccctctgccagggcaatgtcctggaccagttcttctgtgaaatcccccagatcctcaagctctcctgctcacactcctacctcagggaagttgttcttattgtggtcagtgtctgtttatcatttggttgttttgttttcattgtggtgtcctatgtgcagatcttcagggccgtgctgaggatcccctctgagcagggacggcacaaagacTTTTCCATGTGCATCCCTCaactggccgtggtctccctctttgtcagcacttcattttttgcctacctgaagcccccctccatctcctgccttGTTCTAGACCTTGTGGTGGCTCTTCTGTACTTGGTGGTGCCTCctgctgtgaaccccctcatctacagcatgaggaacaaggagctcaaaggtgcagtgtggaaactgatgaccagatga